In a genomic window of Flavobacterium sp. KACC 22761:
- a CDS encoding DUF2147 domain-containing protein → MKNLMLTIGVFFFALTMQSQSVIGKWKTIDDETGEAKSIVEVYEKGGKIYGKVVEILRENHKKDVCSKCDGAEKNKPILGMIIINGLKKDGSEYNDGTILDPTNGKKYKCYITLESADKLKLRGYVGISLMGRTQYWTRVK, encoded by the coding sequence ATGAAAAATTTGATGCTAACTATCGGAGTGTTCTTCTTTGCGCTGACCATGCAAAGTCAAAGTGTAATTGGAAAATGGAAAACAATTGACGACGAAACCGGAGAAGCAAAATCAATCGTAGAGGTTTACGAAAAAGGAGGGAAAATTTACGGAAAGGTTGTTGAGATACTTCGTGAAAATCATAAAAAAGATGTTTGTTCCAAATGCGATGGTGCTGAAAAAAACAAACCAATTCTTGGAATGATTATTATCAACGGACTTAAAAAAGATGGTTCAGAATATAATGACGGAACTATTTTAGATCCTACAAATGGTAAAAAATACAAATGTTATATCACTTTAGAATCTGCTGATAAATTAAAACTTCGCGGGTATGTTGGGATTTCTTTAATGGGAAGAACACAATACTGGACACGAGTGAAATAA